The proteins below are encoded in one region of Casimicrobium huifangae:
- the pobA gene encoding 4-hydroxybenzoate 3-monooxygenase, with protein MKTQVCIIGGGPSGLMLSQLLHLKGIDTVVLERQSREYVLSRIRAGVLEHGFAKLMREAQCGERMDREGEIHEGFFIANNGTMKRMDLHKYSGGNSVVVYGQTELTRDLYEARDRMNGVVIHNAEDVQPHNLTSKTPYVTYRSGDDIVRIDCDYVIGADGFHGVSRKSIPKDVLREYEKVYPFGWLGVLSRTKPVSPELIYSRTDRGFALCSLRSQVLSRYYIQVPLTDTVEDWSDDKFWDELKRRLPADVAAKLITGASIEKSIAPLRSFVAEPMRYGNLFLAGDAAHIVPPTGARGLNSAASDIYYLYHAMVAHYKNGDDSGLDGYSAKALARVWKAQRFSWWMTTLLHTFPDSIDYDKKLQQTDLDYLFSSEAAQSSLAENYVGLPF; from the coding sequence ATGAAAACACAGGTTTGCATCATCGGCGGCGGCCCCTCGGGGCTGATGCTCTCGCAGTTATTGCATCTGAAGGGGATCGACACCGTCGTGCTCGAACGGCAAAGTCGCGAGTACGTTCTGAGTCGCATTCGTGCCGGCGTGCTGGAGCATGGCTTCGCCAAGCTCATGCGCGAGGCGCAATGTGGCGAGCGCATGGACCGCGAGGGCGAAATCCACGAGGGTTTCTTCATCGCCAACAACGGCACCATGAAGCGCATGGATCTGCACAAGTACAGCGGCGGCAATTCGGTGGTGGTTTACGGCCAGACTGAACTGACGCGTGATCTCTACGAAGCGCGCGACCGCATGAACGGCGTGGTGATCCACAACGCCGAAGATGTGCAGCCGCACAACCTGACCAGCAAGACACCGTACGTCACCTATCGCAGCGGCGACGACATCGTGCGCATTGATTGCGACTACGTCATCGGCGCCGATGGTTTCCACGGCGTCAGCCGCAAGTCGATCCCGAAGGATGTGCTGCGCGAGTATGAAAAGGTCTATCCCTTTGGCTGGCTCGGTGTGCTCTCGCGCACCAAACCGGTATCGCCGGAATTGATTTACTCGCGCACCGACCGTGGTTTTGCGCTCTGTTCGCTGCGCTCGCAGGTATTGAGCCGCTACTACATCCAGGTGCCACTAACCGATACGGTGGAAGACTGGTCGGACGACAAGTTCTGGGATGAGCTGAAACGGCGCTTGCCGGCTGACGTAGCGGCGAAGTTGATCACTGGCGCGTCAATCGAAAAGTCCATCGCGCCGCTGCGCTCGTTCGTTGCGGAGCCGATGCGTTACGGCAATCTCTTCCTCGCCGGCGACGCGGCACATATTGTGCCGCCCACCGGCGCCCGCGGCCTCAATAGCGCGGCATCGGACATCTACTATCTCTATCACGCGATGGTGGCGCACTACAAGAATGGCGACGACAGCGGACTGGATGGCTACTCTGCCAAGGCGCTCGCCCGGGTATGGAAAGCGCAACGCTTCTCGTGGTGGATGACCACGCTGCTGCATACCTTTCCGGATTCGATCGACTACGACAAAAAGCTGCAGCAGACCGATCTCGACTATCTGTTCTCGTCCGAAGCAGCACAAAGCTCGCTCGCGGAGAACTATGTAGGATTGCCGTTCTAG
- a CDS encoding LysR family transcriptional regulator, translating into MSSLNYHHLHYFWTIAREGSVASAATRLHVTASALSIQLRQLEDRLGQPLFTRHNRRLTLTEAGRIALDYADTIFKSGDELLAVLRGRPADNREIVRIGAAATLSRNFQYTLLRPLLAEPGVELVLRSGSMAELLTQLDSHALDMLLSNMPVPRDAGQNRHSHLLADVAVSLVSRRSRGRRSFRFPDDLATTPVLLPSHASAMRTAFDLAVHTAGITPRIIAEVDDMAMLRLLARDAPGVTLVPTVVVRDELAAGTLVERCAVPGVRERFYAITTGRRFPNRWVKQLVSGQPVIARPPTK; encoded by the coding sequence GTGTCAAGCCTGAACTATCACCATCTTCACTACTTCTGGACCATTGCCCGCGAAGGTAGCGTCGCATCCGCTGCGACCCGTCTGCATGTGACAGCCTCGGCGCTCTCCATCCAGTTGCGACAACTGGAGGACCGTCTCGGGCAGCCGCTGTTCACACGGCACAACCGGCGGCTGACGCTCACTGAGGCCGGGCGCATCGCGCTTGACTATGCCGATACCATCTTCAAGTCGGGTGACGAACTGCTTGCCGTCTTGCGCGGGCGTCCGGCGGATAACCGGGAGATCGTGCGCATCGGTGCCGCCGCCACGCTATCGCGTAACTTTCAATACACATTGCTGCGGCCGCTGCTCGCCGAGCCCGGTGTGGAGCTGGTGCTGCGCTCCGGCTCCATGGCCGAACTGTTGACGCAGCTCGATTCCCATGCGCTCGACATGCTGCTGTCCAACATGCCGGTGCCGCGCGATGCCGGGCAGAACCGGCATAGTCACCTGCTCGCCGATGTTGCGGTGAGTCTTGTCTCACGCCGGTCGCGCGGGCGCCGGTCCTTCCGCTTTCCCGACGATCTGGCCACCACCCCGGTGCTGCTGCCAAGCCACGCCAGCGCGATGCGTACGGCATTCGATCTCGCGGTGCACACGGCAGGCATCACGCCGCGCATCATTGCGGAAGTTGACGACATGGCCATGCTGCGCCTGCTGGCGCGCGATGCGCCGGGCGTCACGCTTGTCCCCACCGTGGTGGTTCGCGACGAACTGGCTGCAGGCACGCTGGTCGAGCGATGTGCGGTGCCCGGTGTGCGCGAGCGCTTCTACGCGATCACCACCGGTCGGCGCTTTCCAAACCGGTGGGTCAAGCAACTGGTCAGCGGGCAGCCAGTAATCGCTCGCCCGCCGACGAAGTAG
- a CDS encoding sodium-dependent bicarbonate transport family permease, giving the protein MDATLVRSLLDPAVLFFFFGLFAAAVRSNLEVPPAIAKFFSLYLLMSIGFKGGVSLAQTGFTSSMLLALGAALTLAFVIPAYSYAILRRRLNAFDAAAVAATYGSVSAVTFIAANSFIEQQGVMPGGYMSAALVLMESPAVLMAVVLANHARQTGTQPGTIPKEDVSMKNILHEAFTDGAQLLLLGSLLIGVLTGEHGKKVLDPFTGMIQKGILAFFLLEMGLLVGRRFRDIDKSSRGFIALFGLVAPPVNAALAASLAHLLGLPLGDAFILCVLAASASYIVVPAVVRHAIPEANAGLYFSMALVVTFPFNIAVGIPLYFAVLKMVW; this is encoded by the coding sequence ATGGACGCCACACTCGTCCGCAGCCTGCTCGACCCGGCTGTACTGTTTTTCTTCTTCGGCCTCTTTGCCGCCGCTGTGAGATCGAATCTCGAGGTGCCACCGGCGATAGCGAAGTTCTTCTCGCTGTATTTGCTGATGTCAATCGGCTTCAAGGGCGGCGTCAGCCTCGCGCAGACCGGGTTCACCAGCAGCATGCTGCTCGCGCTCGGCGCCGCGCTCACGCTGGCTTTTGTGATCCCGGCCTACAGCTATGCCATTCTGCGCAGACGGCTGAACGCGTTCGATGCAGCGGCAGTGGCCGCGACCTACGGCTCCGTCAGTGCGGTCACGTTCATCGCAGCAAACAGCTTCATCGAGCAGCAGGGCGTGATGCCTGGTGGTTACATGTCCGCAGCGCTGGTGTTGATGGAGTCGCCCGCCGTGCTGATGGCGGTGGTGCTGGCCAACCACGCCCGCCAGACAGGTACGCAGCCCGGCACGATTCCGAAAGAGGATGTGTCGATGAAGAACATCCTGCACGAGGCCTTCACCGATGGTGCGCAACTGCTGCTGCTCGGCAGCCTGCTGATCGGCGTGCTCACTGGCGAGCACGGCAAGAAGGTGCTCGACCCATTCACCGGCATGATCCAGAAGGGAATACTGGCGTTCTTCCTGCTCGAAATGGGGCTGCTGGTGGGCAGGCGCTTCCGGGATATCGACAAGAGCTCGCGCGGCTTCATTGCGCTGTTCGGGCTGGTCGCGCCGCCGGTCAATGCCGCGCTCGCCGCCTCGCTAGCCCATCTGCTGGGGCTACCCCTCGGTGATGCGTTCATCCTCTGCGTACTCGCCGCCAGTGCGTCCTACATCGTCGTGCCCGCGGTAGTTCGCCACGCCATCCCCGAGGCCAACGCGGGGCTTTACTTCAGCATGGCGCTGGTGGTGACCTTTCCGTTCAATATTGCGGTGGGGATACCGCTTTACTTTGCGGTGCTGAAGATGGTGTGGTAG
- a CDS encoding BPTD_3080 family restriction endonuclease, translating into MSNPFFDHPILNSPYDCPTRHWELDDEGQPTQQIVGVRRRAQFITPIPKPKKRKRGAVQKDLELDDGQGLSSREQQYELTSIINEVRGHVEAWRSLPNPQQWQVTPETQRLLQHWRHHAFAGVRPFFCQVEAVETAIWLTEVAPLSRHGKRFIDHLAAANREANPDLMRLALKLATGAGKTTVMAMLIAWQTINAVRRPAGKSFTRGFLICAPGLTIRDRLRVLLPNDPDSYYKTRELVPGDLLDDLHRAKIVITNYHAFKLRERVELSKGGRALLTGRTGDVPLTLETEGQMLQRVMPDLMGFKNIVVINDEAHHCYREKVRAADDEEDDLKGEERREAEKNTEAARLWISGIEAVNRKLGVARVIDLSATPFFLSGSGYAEGTLFPWTMSDFSLMDAIECGIVKLPRVPVAQNIPGDELPVFRNLWHHIGKDMPKKGRGTGGELDPLQLPTRLQTALEALYGHYEKTHQLWQAAGIRVPPCFIVVCQNTAISKLVYDFISGFHRTNDDGSTTLVNGRLALFRNFDDDTGAPLARPNTLLIDSEQLEAGDALDDNFRTMAADEIERFRREMAERSGDIRRAADITDQELLREVMNTVGKSGQLGGGIRCVVSVSMLTEGWDANTVTHVLGVRAFGTQLLCEQVIGRALRRQSYDLNEEGLFNVEYADVFGIPFDFTAKPVVSPPQPPRETVQVKAMRPERDALEIRFPRVEGYRVELPEEHLVAAFNDESILRLTPDMTGPTRNRNEGIIGEGVDLSIAHLSDMRTATLAFHLTRRLIESKWRDPGEAPRLHLFGQLKQITTQWLQGYLQCVGGTYPAQLMYQEFADMACNKITAAITRHFLGERPIKVLLDPYNPTGSTRHVRFNTSKSDLWQTSSQHCHINWVVLDSDWEGEFCRVAEGHPKVLAYVKNHNLGFEVPYRFGSGMRRYFPDFIVLVDDGRGANDPLHLVVEIKGYRGEDAIEKKSTMDTYWIPGVNHAGSYGRWAFAEFTEVYQIESEFKAKIVESFARMIRSAAFTLPAGTGHEN; encoded by the coding sequence ATGTCCAATCCGTTTTTCGATCACCCGATTCTCAACTCGCCGTACGATTGCCCTACACGACATTGGGAGCTCGACGATGAGGGCCAGCCGACGCAGCAAATTGTCGGCGTGCGTCGCCGCGCACAATTCATCACGCCAATTCCCAAGCCCAAGAAGCGCAAGCGTGGCGCCGTGCAGAAAGATTTGGAGCTGGACGATGGGCAGGGCCTCTCCAGCCGGGAGCAGCAGTACGAGCTGACTTCCATCATCAACGAGGTTCGCGGGCACGTTGAGGCGTGGCGTAGTCTGCCCAATCCGCAACAGTGGCAAGTCACGCCGGAGACGCAGCGCCTGCTGCAACACTGGCGCCATCATGCGTTTGCTGGTGTCCGTCCGTTTTTCTGTCAGGTCGAAGCCGTCGAGACTGCAATCTGGTTGACCGAGGTCGCGCCACTGTCGCGACATGGCAAACGATTCATCGACCACCTGGCTGCTGCCAATCGCGAGGCGAATCCGGACTTGATGCGCCTCGCACTCAAGCTCGCGACCGGCGCTGGCAAGACAACGGTCATGGCCATGCTGATCGCCTGGCAGACGATCAACGCCGTGCGCCGTCCCGCTGGCAAGTCATTCACACGCGGTTTTCTGATTTGCGCACCGGGCCTCACCATCCGCGACCGGCTACGCGTCCTGCTGCCAAATGATCCTGATAGCTACTACAAAACGCGGGAACTCGTGCCCGGCGACCTGCTTGACGACCTGCACCGCGCCAAGATCGTCATTACCAACTACCATGCCTTCAAGCTGCGAGAGCGGGTCGAGCTATCCAAGGGCGGACGAGCACTGCTGACCGGACGCACCGGCGACGTGCCGCTTACCCTCGAAACTGAAGGGCAGATGCTGCAACGCGTCATGCCCGACCTCATGGGTTTCAAGAACATTGTTGTCATTAACGACGAGGCGCACCACTGCTACCGCGAGAAAGTGCGGGCGGCCGATGACGAGGAAGACGACCTGAAGGGGGAGGAACGCAGAGAGGCAGAGAAAAACACCGAGGCGGCACGACTCTGGATCTCCGGCATCGAGGCGGTGAATCGCAAGCTTGGCGTGGCCAGGGTGATCGACCTTTCCGCGACGCCATTTTTCCTGAGCGGCTCTGGCTACGCAGAGGGCACGCTGTTCCCGTGGACGATGAGCGACTTTTCGCTAATGGATGCCATCGAGTGCGGCATCGTTAAGCTGCCTCGTGTGCCGGTGGCACAGAACATTCCGGGGGACGAGCTGCCGGTCTTTCGTAACCTCTGGCATCACATTGGCAAGGACATGCCGAAAAAGGGTCGTGGCACTGGCGGTGAACTTGACCCATTGCAATTGCCCACCCGACTGCAAACGGCGCTGGAGGCCCTGTACGGTCACTACGAAAAAACGCACCAGCTCTGGCAGGCGGCAGGTATTCGCGTGCCACCATGTTTCATCGTCGTCTGCCAGAACACTGCGATTTCGAAGCTGGTGTACGACTTCATCTCAGGTTTTCACCGCACCAATGACGATGGCAGCACCACGCTGGTCAACGGTCGCCTTGCGTTGTTTCGCAATTTCGACGACGACACCGGTGCACCGCTTGCCCGCCCGAACACGCTGCTGATCGACAGTGAGCAGCTTGAGGCTGGCGACGCGCTCGATGACAACTTCCGCACCATGGCGGCTGACGAAATTGAGCGCTTTCGCCGTGAGATGGCAGAACGCAGCGGCGACATCAGGCGCGCTGCGGACATTACCGACCAGGAGCTGCTCCGCGAGGTGATGAACACCGTTGGCAAATCCGGACAACTGGGCGGCGGTATCCGCTGCGTGGTCTCGGTGTCGATGCTGACCGAGGGATGGGATGCCAACACCGTTACCCACGTGCTGGGCGTGCGCGCGTTCGGCACCCAATTGCTTTGCGAGCAGGTGATTGGGCGGGCGTTGCGGCGGCAGTCCTACGATCTCAATGAGGAGGGGCTGTTCAACGTCGAGTACGCCGACGTGTTTGGCATCCCGTTCGATTTCACCGCCAAGCCGGTGGTCAGTCCGCCACAACCGCCGCGCGAGACGGTGCAGGTCAAGGCCATGCGACCCGAGCGCGATGCGCTGGAGATTCGCTTCCCACGTGTCGAGGGCTACCGCGTCGAGCTGCCCGAGGAACATCTCGTCGCTGCCTTCAACGATGAATCCATCCTTCGGCTCACGCCGGACATGACCGGCCCCACCAGGAACCGCAACGAAGGCATCATCGGTGAAGGCGTCGATCTCAGCATCGCCCACCTGAGCGACATGCGTACTGCCACGCTCGCCTTCCATCTCACCCGCCGCCTGATCGAGAGCAAGTGGCGCGACCCCGGTGAAGCCCCGCGCCTGCACCTGTTTGGGCAGTTGAAGCAGATCACCACGCAGTGGCTACAAGGCTACTTGCAGTGCGTCGGCGGCACCTACCCGGCGCAGCTCATGTACCAGGAATTTGCCGACATGGCCTGCAACAAGATCACCGCAGCCATTACCCGCCATTTCTTGGGCGAGCGGCCAATCAAGGTGCTGCTTGATCCGTACAACCCGACTGGCTCCACACGCCATGTGCGCTTCAACACCTCCAAAAGCGACCTCTGGCAAACCAGCTCCCAGCATTGCCACATCAACTGGGTGGTGCTCGACAGCGATTGGGAGGGTGAATTCTGCCGCGTGGCCGAAGGCCACCCCAAGGTGCTCGCCTACGTCAAGAACCACAACCTCGGCTTCGAAGTGCCCTATCGCTTCGGCTCCGGCATGCGCCGCTACTTTCCTGATTTCATCGTGCTGGTGGATGACGGCCGCGGCGCCAATGATCCGTTGCATCTGGTGGTGGAGATCAAAGGCTATCGCGGCGAAGATGCCATTGAGAAAAAGTCAACGATGGACACCTACTGGATTCCCGGTGTCAACCACGCCGGAAGCTATGGCCGCTGGGCGTTTGCGGAGTTCACGGAGGTGTACCAGATTGAGAGTGAATTCAAGGCAAAAATTGTCGAGTCCTTTGCTCGGATGATTCGCTCCGCCGCCTTTACGCTGCCCGCCGGGACAGGTCATGAAAACTGA
- the dinD gene encoding DNA damage-inducible protein D — MKTELIQSLTETFEGHAQRTEGGVEYWLARDLQHLLDYSKWDNFLNVVSRAKTACEVSGHAVADHFADVSKMVELGSGSQREVDDLMLTRYACYLIAQNGDSKKQPIAFAQTYFAVQTRRAELIEQRLLEAERVAARKKLTNTEKELSSVIYEQTGGEQDFALIRSKGDSALFGKSTQAMKAQWKVPDGRPLADFAPTIILKAKDFAAEITIFNAREHRMHTEAAISNEHVTNNKAVRDTLLQRGIRPESLPPAEDVKKVERRLQSADKKALKKPDSLDS, encoded by the coding sequence ATGAAAACTGAACTTATTCAATCACTTACGGAAACTTTTGAGGGACACGCTCAGCGCACCGAGGGCGGCGTTGAGTACTGGCTCGCGCGTGACTTGCAGCACCTGCTCGACTACAGCAAGTGGGATAACTTTCTGAACGTGGTATCGAGGGCCAAAACTGCTTGCGAAGTGTCGGGGCACGCAGTCGCTGACCATTTTGCCGACGTCAGCAAAATGGTCGAACTTGGCTCCGGTAGCCAGCGCGAAGTCGACGACCTGATGCTGACGCGTTACGCGTGCTACCTGATTGCGCAAAACGGGGACTCGAAAAAGCAACCCATCGCTTTTGCGCAAACTTACTTTGCCGTTCAAACCCGCCGTGCTGAGTTGATTGAGCAGCGGTTGCTCGAAGCCGAACGCGTCGCTGCGAGGAAAAAACTTACCAACACAGAAAAAGAGCTTTCATCTGTCATCTACGAACAGACGGGTGGCGAGCAGGATTTCGCGCTCATTCGCAGCAAAGGCGACAGCGCGCTCTTCGGCAAATCCACCCAGGCGATGAAGGCGCAATGGAAGGTGCCGGACGGACGCCCGCTTGCAGATTTCGCGCCAACCATCATCCTCAAGGCGAAGGACTTCGCTGCCGAGATCACCATTTTCAATGCCCGTGAGCATCGCATGCACACCGAGGCCGCAATCTCGAACGAACACGTGACCAACAACAAGGCAGTTCGGGACACCTTGCTGCAACGTGGTATTCGCCCGGAATCACTGCCGCCCGCTGAGGACGTGAAAAAGGTGGAGCGACGCCTGCAAAGCGCCGACAAGAAGGCGTTGAAGAAACCCGACTCGCTGGATAGCTGA
- a CDS encoding site-specific DNA-methyltransferase, protein MAKKPAAPKTVETLKHDDATRKNIPTAEYQSVLDREQQNPKRVRYPRNTDLDPQLVWRGKDEQDWSDLVVHAPPLYIQEKVHPKALIDDLLHASKAREHEAGQMTADLFADFNGIPKGADKTEFYQHDQNWSNRMILGDSLQVMASLAEREGLRGRVQCIYFDPPYGIKFNSNFQWSTTSRDVKDGNAGHITREPEQVKAFRDTWRDGIHSYLTYLRDRLTVARDLLTESGSIFVQIGDENVHRVRAVMDEVFGEANFMSQIVFRKTTGKASGALDNTCDYLLWFARDRSKLKFRPSFEQRLYSEDMNVRFVEDTNGRRRPMTKDESDGSIPLPEGSRAYRYNPLTSARPQQESDVRQYEFQRQIYTPGKRTFSTNLRGLHQLDKANRLAGIGKSLTFVRYVNDFAFKPRNDIWDDTRQSGFGDEKTYVVQTSVRAIERCVLMATDPGDLVLDPTCGSGTTAYVAEQWGRRWITIDTSRVALALARARIMGARYPFYLLADSREGQIKEAEVTQTVPSSQPTHGNIRHGFVYERVPHITLKSIANNAEIDVIWDQWQQTLEPLRTQLNATLKRAWQEWEIPRQADTQWPDAATRAHAAWWDARIARQREIDASIAAKAEFEYLYDKPYENKKAVRVAGPFTVESLSPHRVLGVDEDGELIDRAREDSPDYLAKQTFPQMILENLKAAGVQQAHKEGRISFTSLVPWPGEGLICAEGRYLEGEMEKRAGIFIGPEFGTVQRADLVAAAREAGDAGFDVLIACAFNYEAHTTDFAKLGRLPVLKARMNADLHMAEDLKNTGKGNLFVIFGEPDIDVLPAADGKLRVKVNGVDVFKPQTGEVVSDGADGIACWFIDTDYNEESFFVRHAYFLGANDPYSALKTTLKAEIDPEAWASLNSDTSRPFDKPKSGRVAVKVINHLGDEVMKVFRV, encoded by the coding sequence ATGGCCAAGAAACCCGCCGCCCCCAAAACCGTCGAAACGCTCAAGCACGACGACGCCACGCGCAAGAACATCCCCACGGCGGAATACCAGTCGGTGCTTGACCGCGAGCAACAAAACCCGAAGCGCGTGCGCTACCCACGCAACACCGATCTTGACCCGCAGCTGGTCTGGCGCGGCAAGGACGAGCAGGACTGGTCCGACCTCGTCGTCCACGCCCCGCCGCTCTACATTCAGGAGAAAGTGCACCCCAAGGCGCTGATCGACGACCTGCTGCACGCCTCCAAGGCGCGCGAACACGAGGCCGGGCAGATGACGGCGGACTTGTTCGCCGATTTCAATGGCATCCCCAAGGGCGCCGACAAGACCGAGTTCTACCAGCACGACCAGAACTGGTCGAACCGCATGATCCTCGGTGATTCATTGCAGGTGATGGCCAGCCTTGCCGAGCGCGAAGGCCTGCGCGGCCGCGTGCAGTGCATTTATTTCGACCCGCCGTACGGCATCAAATTCAACAGCAACTTTCAGTGGAGTACCACCAGCCGCGACGTGAAGGACGGCAACGCCGGCCACATCACGCGCGAGCCCGAGCAGGTCAAAGCCTTTCGCGACACCTGGCGCGACGGCATCCACAGCTACCTCACCTACTTGCGTGACCGCCTCACCGTCGCCCGCGATCTGCTCACCGAGTCGGGCTCGATCTTTGTGCAGATTGGCGATGAGAACGTGCACCGGGTGCGGGCGGTGATGGATGAGGTGTTCGGCGAGGCTAATTTCATGTCGCAAATTGTCTTCCGTAAGACAACAGGGAAGGCAAGCGGCGCTCTCGACAACACGTGCGACTACCTGCTCTGGTTTGCCAGGGATCGCAGCAAGCTCAAGTTCAGGCCTTCTTTTGAGCAACGCTTGTACTCTGAAGACATGAACGTTAGATTCGTCGAGGACACTAATGGTCGGCGACGGCCAATGACGAAAGATGAGAGTGACGGGTCGATCCCGTTGCCCGAGGGAAGTCGGGCATATCGGTACAACCCGCTGACTAGTGCCAGGCCGCAACAGGAAAGCGACGTCCGTCAGTACGAGTTTCAAAGGCAAATTTACACGCCCGGTAAGCGAACGTTCAGCACAAACCTACGCGGTTTGCACCAACTCGACAAGGCGAATCGACTGGCCGGTATCGGTAAATCGCTAACGTTCGTACGCTACGTCAACGACTTTGCGTTCAAACCACGAAACGATATTTGGGATGACACGAGGCAAAGCGGCTTCGGTGATGAAAAGACTTACGTAGTGCAAACGAGTGTGCGGGCAATCGAACGTTGTGTGTTGATGGCCACCGACCCCGGCGACCTCGTGCTCGATCCCACCTGCGGTAGTGGCACCACGGCCTATGTCGCTGAGCAATGGGGCCGTCGCTGGATCACTATTGACACCTCACGCGTAGCGCTGGCCCTGGCGCGGGCGCGCATCATGGGCGCACGCTACCCGTTCTACCTGCTCGCCGATTCGCGCGAGGGGCAGATCAAGGAGGCCGAGGTCACGCAAACAGTGCCCAGCTCGCAGCCCACCCACGGCAACATCCGCCACGGCTTCGTTTACGAGCGGGTGCCGCACATCACGCTGAAATCCATCGCCAACAACGCCGAGATCGACGTGATCTGGGACCAGTGGCAGCAAACGTTGGAGCCGCTGCGCACGCAGTTGAATGCCACGCTCAAACGGGCGTGGCAAGAGTGGGAAATCCCACGCCAGGCCGACACCCAATGGCCGGATGCGGCCACGCGGGCGCACGCTGCATGGTGGGACGCGCGCATCGCGCGGCAAAGGGAGATCGACGCCTCCATCGCTGCCAAGGCCGAGTTTGAGTATCTGTACGACAAGCCGTACGAGAACAAAAAGGCCGTGCGCGTGGCCGGGCCGTTCACGGTGGAGAGCCTGTCGCCGCATCGCGTGCTGGGCGTGGACGAAGACGGCGAACTGATCGACCGCGCCCGCGAAGATTCGCCCGACTATCTGGCGAAGCAGACCTTCCCGCAGATGATCCTGGAGAACCTGAAAGCCGCCGGCGTGCAACAGGCGCACAAGGAGGGGCGCATCAGCTTCACGTCCCTTGTGCCGTGGCCGGGCGAGGGCTTGATCTGCGCTGAAGGGCGCTATCTTGAGGGGGAGATGGAGAAGCGCGCCGGCATCTTCATCGGCCCCGAGTTTGGCACCGTGCAGCGCGCCGATCTGGTGGCTGCCGCGCGCGAGGCGGGTGACGCGGGCTTTGATGTGCTGATCGCTTGCGCCTTCAACTACGAGGCGCACACCACCGATTTCGCCAAGCTCGGTCGTCTGCCCGTACTCAAGGCGCGCATGAATGCCGACCTGCACATGGCAGAGGACCTGAAGAACACCGGCAAGGGCAATCTCTTCGTCATCTTCGGCGAGCCGGATATTGATGTGCTGCCCGCGGCCGACGGCAAGCTGCGCGTCAAGGTCAACGGCGTCGATGTGTTCAAACCGCAAACCGGCGAAGTGGTGAGCGACGGCGCCGACGGCATCGCCTGCTGGTTCATCGACACCGACTATAACGAAGAGAGCTTCTTCGTTCGTCACGCTTACTTCCTGGGCGCCAACGATCCCTACAGCGCCCTCAAAACCACGCTGAAAGCAGAGATCGACCCCGAAGCCTGGGCCAGCCTCAACAGCGACACCTCACGCCCCTTCGACAAACCCAAATCCGGCCGCGTAGCGGTGAAGGTGATCAATCATCTGGGGGATGAGGTTATGAAGGTGTTTCGGGTTTAA